In the Terriglobales bacterium genome, one interval contains:
- a CDS encoding cation diffusion facilitator family transporter — protein MHAHGTQRTSRVLQISLVLTLAYIVVTAVAGVRAHSLALLSEAGHNLSDFLALLLSWVAVYVATRPPDSRKTYGYQRAGVLAAFLNALLLVLIAFLIFYEAFRRLTAPVEVHAQVMIWVAAAGVVMNGVIAFLLYGTARDVNVRSAFVHMLGDTLSTTAVIVGGGAILLSGQRWIDPALSVGIGALILWSSFGILRETLNILLEGTPRGMKLERIGAAIEAITGVNSVHDLHVWSLGSESHALSCHISIADIPPSASERILQEVNAMLGERFRIYHTTIQFEHAACEMASGCVVPAADEHSH, from the coding sequence ATGCATGCGCACGGGACGCAGCGCACCTCGCGGGTGCTGCAGATCTCGCTGGTCCTGACCCTGGCCTACATCGTGGTCACGGCGGTGGCGGGGGTGCGCGCCCACAGCCTGGCCCTGCTCTCCGAGGCGGGGCACAACCTCTCCGACTTCCTGGCGCTGCTGCTCTCCTGGGTGGCGGTGTACGTGGCCACCCGCCCGCCCGACTCCCGCAAGACTTACGGCTACCAGCGCGCGGGGGTGCTGGCTGCCTTCCTGAACGCGCTCCTCCTGGTGCTGATCGCCTTCCTCATCTTCTACGAGGCCTTCCGGCGGCTGACCGCGCCGGTGGAGGTTCACGCCCAGGTGATGATCTGGGTGGCGGCGGCGGGCGTGGTCATGAACGGCGTCATCGCCTTTCTGCTCTACGGGACGGCGCGCGACGTGAACGTGCGCAGCGCCTTCGTGCACATGCTCGGGGACACGCTTTCCACCACCGCCGTCATCGTGGGCGGCGGCGCCATCCTGCTCAGCGGGCAGCGCTGGATCGATCCCGCGCTCTCGGTCGGCATCGGAGCGCTGATCCTGTGGTCGTCGTTCGGCATCCTGCGCGAGACCCTCAACATCCTGCTGGAAGGGACGCCGCGGGGCATGAAGCTGGAGCGCATCGGCGCCGCCATCGAGGCCATCACCGGGGTCAACAGCGTGCATGATCTGCACGTGTGGAGCCTGGGCTCGGAGTCGCACGCCCTCTCCTGCCACATCTCCATCGCCGACATCCCGCCCTCGGCCAGCGAGCGCATCCTGCAGGAGGTCAACGCCATGCTGGGTGAGAGGTTCCGCATCTATCACACCACCATCCAGTTCGAGCACGCGGCCTGCGAGATGGCCAGCGGCTGCGTGGTGCCCGCCGCCGACGAGCACTCGCACTGA
- a CDS encoding methylated-DNA--[protein]-cysteine S-methyltransferase → METLYYSRMDSPVGKLLLGVSSRGLACLEFDRRDFPPRSLRRKTQWVESEAETRPYARELQEYFAGQRREFSFALDLRGTDFQKRCWQELLRIPYGKTKSYAEIARAVGRPAAFRAVGQANHRNPVAIVVPCHRVITADGRLGGYGGGLEVKRHLLRLEGVQGEFEF, encoded by the coding sequence GTGGAGACCCTCTACTACTCGCGCATGGACTCACCCGTGGGAAAGCTGCTGCTGGGAGTGTCGAGCCGCGGCCTGGCCTGCCTGGAGTTCGACCGCCGCGACTTTCCTCCTCGCAGCCTGCGCCGCAAGACCCAATGGGTGGAGTCCGAGGCCGAGACCCGGCCCTACGCCCGCGAACTGCAGGAGTACTTCGCCGGGCAGCGGCGGGAGTTCTCCTTCGCGCTCGACCTGCGCGGCACCGACTTCCAGAAGCGCTGCTGGCAGGAGCTGCTGCGCATCCCCTACGGGAAGACCAAGTCGTATGCCGAGATTGCGCGCGCGGTGGGGCGCCCCGCGGCCTTTCGCGCGGTGGGCCAGGCCAACCATCGCAACCCCGTGGCCATCGTCGTCCCTTGCCACCGCGTGATCACCGCCGACGGCCGCCTGGGCGGCTACGGCGGCGGGTTGGAGGTCAAGCGCCACCTGCTGCGCCTGGAGGGAGTGCAGGGCGAGTTTGAGTTTTAG